The Oryzias latipes chromosome 9, ASM223467v1 region ATCCTCTGGATAAATATCCTCTGGATTCTCCAGTGAAAGTTCGTGCAGGTTATCCCAGCTTCACAATCCGATGTATACAAACACACTTGAAGAAGAACATTGGGATTTCTAGGACACTAAGGCTCAGGCCAGCTTCAGAAAACCTCCTGCCAATAGTTTAGTGCCCCCGGCTTCCCAAATCTGTGTCCAGCGGAAATGTCATGGATATTTTATTGTCAAACCAAAGGAAGGAAACGAAGGCAAACCTGCTGTGGAAGATAGAGTTGGTCCATCTCCTGAGCTGGTCCCAGATCTCTCTGCAAATAATAACAGGCTTTGTGTTGGATGGACAACTTGGCATGACCGAATAAACCAAGGAGCTGCCACGGCGTCCCAAACCAAGCCTTGGTGACGCACATCGCACGTCACGatgtaaaagaacaaaatggCGGGAGGGCTGTGTTACATCCTTATAAAAGTGGGGTGACGCACAAAAACCTGCTaaattattaaatgtaaatgtagcgACAATGAATCGTGGTCCTGTTCTAACACCAGGAGCTTCACTGCGAGCTGAAGCTTTGAGCAAATGTTAGGAACCCATACCAAATGTGgggttaaatgtgtttttgtgtgttttcagactAGGATGCAGAGCCTGCAGCCTGACCCAAACGCACAGTATAAGGGCGTGTATGAAGCACTGAAAAGGATCATCCGCACAGAGGGGATCTTCAGACCCCTGAGAGGCCTCAACATCACCATGTTAGGAGCCGGACCCGCCCACGCTCTCTACTTCGCCTGCTACGAACGGGCCAAGCGATCGCTCAGCGACGTCATTCAGAATGGAGGGAACAGCCACATAGCCAACGGTACGAGCCTCCAACTCGCCACTTTTGAACATATAACCACATAGCCTGGAGAACTACaggtgttttaaataaaaatggcaaTTCCTGTTTGGAGCATGTATTTGTTAATCTCTGTGTTTATATTTTAGAGAGGAAAGTAAGTTGTTGATTCAAATAAAGTGATTACCGGTACTATGACTTAGGtagttgtttgaaaaaaaggaaacaaaaagggaaacatAGTATTAAAAAACCTGTATATTTTAACAGGTGTAGCAGGTAGTGTGGCCACTGTTCTCCATGATGCCATCATGAATCCAGCTGAAGGTAAGAAAAGCATCTGTTTGTTTATCTGGGACAATAATCCAACAATATTCAACAAACCTCGACTCCTGTGCAGTGGTGTTAAAGGCCCTGCTTcgtgcaaaatcaactttttgagcttttaaatgtattataataTTCATTCCTTAAGAAAAGAACCCCCAAAGCAGTGTTTTGATCTGTTCAGACATTTCTAAAAATCTCTAAAACTCTGAGTACCGGCCTCTCCctatccacaaaaacaagcaggttcCCGTATTATGACGTACATAAGCGGAGAACAGCGCCTTTCAAGAAGAGTTTccactgccagcaccgcccccaggctaaaacacacacccactttcctCATTatgctagcggtgatcggctaaacgctttcatttgATATGCACAACAGACACagccatctttgcaaaagtttgcaTATTGTTTGTCTTCGTGGGAGACGCAGACCCGCTGCCGAAGccggctctaggatgatgtcatgaaataggCGGGACCAgcaaggagtgaaaggcggagcctcagagagaGAGTCGTCTGACTTCAGAGTTGGACAaaagctcaggaaaataaccacaattttatttttaaaattgttctttagtgtgccaaaagcTAAAATATCATCTTATACGTGGATATTGTTAggtctgaaaggcttaagaaaagtatgatataggcccttaacaaacaaaatattaaagcaTTGGCCTGTTAATGACTTAATTACTTTTGTTAACGGAAATAAATTTCACTGGATAAATGTAAACTTAGCTGCCTGATGCCAAAGCACTTTGTCTAGTTTAataaaaggctgatgttattcgcACATATTTACCTATGaccaagcacaaaaactgatgTAAAAGAATATTTGCCAGAGGTAATCCGTGCCTTGTCCGCTCGTATTTTAAGCATTTCCAAGTTAAATGTTGTTGATGTCGCACATATGAACCTAAACGTAACCCCTAACCCTTCCTCCAGGTCAATGCAGCCAAGAAAACAGTTCAACACTGATAACataaatttagaaaattactTGCAAAAGtttctctgataaaaaaaataagcacaattttttgttgcttttaatttATATTATAAGACAAAaatcataggttaattggtcactccaaattgtccataggtgtgaatgtgagtgtgcatgggtgtgtgatatgtgtgaccctgcgacagactggcgacctgtccagggtgtcccctgccttcgcccataagtggccgggataggctccagaagccccgtgaccccgaaagggacaaacggaagaagatgaatgacagACAAAAATCCAGATAAGGCAgttaatgttgttttaaaaaattgaacttttatttagcaatgcaaaattgtatttttaacttttttgaatgtttcacaaTGGAAGCCCTATCATAACTGTCCTCGTTCACTTAAttcttttcaatttaaaagCCCTTTTAATAACTCCCAAGAAAATAATGAAACGTTTTAATGTGTGCATGCATACAATCCTTCATATTTCTCCTAAAAAACATCATAACATcgtaaccattgactgtatatgacaaCTGGGCTGAGATTATCTATTCTAataactttattattttcttgataatcctcattttttttttagataattttTTGTAGTGCAACTTATTCAAGTTCTAAACGGggcaatcagatgcctcaataaaagtatgtggtctcacatccAACCTTTgaagcgtttgattgacagattctcccaaccccactttcaagtggaaggggtgtggccttccaacacgCTCACTTCTGATCAGCGAGAGGGGTTGCCATTGAAATGTTGATTCAGATAAATTCGGAAcgatcactgcttactgactccatctggctccaacatggcagcgtcctgattgcaaaaaaatggcgatTGAACTGACTGCACTttattggagctggaagtaaatcattttcaatgggtgacgccacactcactcgctccagttctcatatacagtcagtggtcatAACATATGCATGCTTGTTTTGAATGATTATGGTGTCAAATGCTAATGCtctttgtggttcttctgtTCTGCAGTGGTGAAGCAGAGGATGCAAATGTACAACTCTCCTTACAAAGGACTCTGGGACTGCGTTCAAACTGTGACGCGCACCGAAGGCGCCGGAGCCTTCTACCGCAGCTACAGCACGCAACTGACCATGAACATTCCCTTTCAGGCTGTTCACTTCATCACCTATGAACTGATGCAGGAGCAGCTCAACCCTCACAGGCATTACAACCCCGGCAGCCACATATTGTCCGGAGCAGCCGCCGGCGCCATCTCGGCTGCCGTGACCACTCCGCTGGACGTTTGTAAAACCCTGCTGAACACGCAGGAGAACGTGGCTCTGCACTCCATGAACATCAGCGGCCACCTGTCGGGGATGGTCAATGCCTTCAGGACAGTGTACCGTCTCGGGGGTTTGGCAGCCTTCTTTAAGGGGGTCCAAGCGCGGGTTATATATCAGATGCCCTCAACCGCCATTGCCTGGTCAGTGTACgagtttttcaaatatttcctgACGAAGCAGCAGCTCGAGCAGGAGGCCGGATCAGGGTCGGTGTAATGGAAAGTGGGTCGGAGCTGCGGGTGCCAAGACTAATGAGAGAGACTTCCCGCCTGAAGCCGTGGGAGATAAGTCCTTTTTCCCACAAGGCAGTGAGACGGGAACGCTGCTTTTCCTTAGTTACCCAAATGTGTCTGGTTTTAATACCAACATACAGAGAAatcacaaatgtgtgttttaaggAAGAATGGCGTCTTTTTCTATTCCTCCCACAACGACAAGACCCACAACTTTAAGCTCTTGAACATGTGAATGAAGTTAGTACATATGATGTTTATATTTAGACATATCtgaacttattatttattttgctgcagatttttgtttttttggaagggggggggggggttgaaagaatctcagtgtttgtttttaatattttttctctctgtgttcTCACAGAAACCAAACTGCACGTCATTTTCATTGCTCTTCTGATGGGGACATTTCCATTTTCCAAGTGCCTCACAAAAAACTCCTGTTTGTTATTTTGCCTTTCTCATCAAAAGAGATAACTTCACGCGTGACTTTTGATTGGACTTTATTGTTCTCTGCCAGAAACGGAAACACTTTTTCTGAACAACTGGCCGTATTTGTCAAAACTAAACAGGAACAGCTTGATGCTGttcttttcttcaaatgttGTCTTTGCACTAAAATGTTTCCAGCAGCATCCGCCATCTTTGAATTCTGTGTTGACCGCAGCGGTCCaggtttattgtttttgtcttattatAGAGCAGCAGTAAAATGCTCTTGAATCACGCACAATACCAGTCGGATTTAAAAACTTTCGAAGctcctttaaacatttttttttgttatcgaCAAAAGTACTTTTCTGGTGGCTGTTGTACAGAAATCTCTTAAAGGAGGTGCTGCTTTGTCATGTGCAGAAGTGGTCTTAAAGGCTCTGGATTTTATTAAAAACGTATGTTAAAATGTTTCTTCTGACAGTTACTTTGGAAATGAAGGGTTTGGAAAACAGAACAGAGACTACCGTGCCCACTTTTGTTGCAGTGGAGCCAGATTTTATTCTCACATCCTGTTGTAGTTGCACATTTCCCGTGTGCTCTCTGCACTCTCCAGCCTATTGTCTATTTTTTGATCCAGAGTCAGGAAATGTTGCCAGATCCTGATGTAATCCAGAATATATTCTAATTTATTTGTTATCAATTATGGAGGGGACCCCCACCCTCTTGTTCCCAGAACTTGTTCAATATTGACAAACCAAAGACTTGTTTCATTCTATGCATTCTACTTTTAATGAATCTGGATTGAAGCTAGCTTTCGCTGCGAATGCCGCTgccacacgcacaaacacagtTCTACTTTCACGTTTGTTAGAACGGGAAGTTCTCCAAGCTGTCCTCCTTTTTAGTTTGTGAAGCTTTCTACACTTGTTTGAAGCAAAAGCAGTTAAAGTGGAGGTCATCCATTTCCATGAATGTCTCGGAAGATTTTCTCTCACATGGAACCATGTAAcctagtttttttgtttactgatGTGAAGCGTTTGTTTAGACTCTATGAAAACATGGCTTCTAACGGAAACCTCATGATGCATTTATGCCTACTTCAATGTAAAAAGCAACTGAACGGGCATAGATGGAAGGCTGTTatatttgaatttaaatcaGCTCATCTTCTGTTGTTTTGGTTAGAGCAGCTgaagacactttttttaaagtgatgacAGAGTCCAATAGAACAAAGATGCTGTTTGACAGTTTTTGAAGTTACAGCATTGTGCATGCAGGCGACACTGCGTGATGTCAGCATCATTCCTTTTCAGTGTTCATAGATAGCCGATTGTTTCCTATTAAATGTCACAATATTAGGGTTGATGCTCCAGTTATGATGGGAAGTGACTGCTGGAATGCAACATTTCGTGATGTAAATTTGTGCACAAGTGATTGATGTGGGAGTTGGACTGATTTTTGCTGATTTGAGATGTATAGAACAGGAACAGATTTTACAAATCAAATGATTTATTGTGATAATGCTGCTACAGTATGTAACACTggagctgaaataaaaaaaaaagaagagagttCTGTGTGTTTTGATTTTAGTGATAAGTAAATCAATGTTTGTGGCTTTCTTTCCTGTTTTAGGTCCTCAATTTAAATATTGAAGATGGTAATTGActgaaacttaattttcttcctTAGGTGTCCAGCTAGAGCAGCACATCTCCAGCAGAGGGCGGCATAGTACCATTTAAGCATTAAAATagcagttaacccttgtgctatcttagatgaccccacccttacattgacgtgttctccctaccatgacaaaggtggataaaggtgaagaggattttatgttatccatggacaccagtgaagatcacaaatctttgaagaaaaaaagttcagcgcactgtctagtgggtctagatgacccaactcccaatgttaaagtgcctaggatagcacaagggtgctggtaaataaaacacattactattcaaatcaaattcaacctttatttatatagcactttttcaacaacaaatGTCAcccaaagtgctgtgcataaaatacaataacatttaaaaacaagatgacaagacaaaccgtgcgacaacccccccccccccccccccccgcaaaaaaacacacacacacacacgtcaaaaaaataaataaataaaaaaagtgataaaatgatagaatgtagagaccagGCTTTGTAAGTGGGGAAgcgatattttggggacatgtccacatcagcgACCCCCCCAACCCATGTTACGGAGAACACTACaacagaaccccccagatccgatcaaaagagtcagacccaggagatccaactgcagcgaccccgtttactgagaagggtcagtcactgatgtggaggatccctcagaggaaaacactggagtgtaataaaatgttgaaggaataaaattaaaatatatataaaacataaacaaaaaacaaataacataaaccttaataggcatatgaaatagtaagagggacttaaaaattatttgaataaataaataaatgtatttacatacacatataaaactagttaaaagaagaaaaaaaaaaaaattaaaaaatcaaaaaagaagaaaaaatcctaaaattcaactaaaagctaaattaaaaaggtaggtcttaagccatcctttaaaaacatgaacagtctctgcggccctgagacTCTCTGGggggctgttccacaggcgaggtccgtaaaaactgaatgaggcctcgccgtatgtttttgttctaacttttggaataagcaaaaggcctgtatcagaggacctcagggtccgcgagggctcatactttaaaatcatgtcagataaatatgaaggcccgagaccataaaaacatttgtaaaccaataaaagaactttaaaatcaattctgaattgcatggggagccaatgcagtgaTCTTAAAACTACTattttgcaactagcaggtgtgtttgacacttgggtgtgtgtgtggacaggctccgccctttttgtactgcatttgagccttaccatggtgattaacaaccagtaaacttgttgctctatgctgcttcatggtcttatcccccttcccctcctactatcaccctccttccccccctctttctaacgtccctctctcttcttcccctctttccttttccgtccggtccaacaccaaagatcttcaaacatgtttgaaattaataaagtttggcctcaattacaaaaggggtttattcagacatacctttggtttgtctgaagattaataacccctcttgttaaagtaaaatatgtccaacacaagaggccctcagctctcatctgtttgcccagctgttggacaggacaaggttaaaaaaaaaaaaaaaaaaaaaaaaaatcatgtcagataaatatgaaggcccgagaccataaaaacatttgtaaaccaataaaagaactttaaaatcaattctgaattgcatggggagccaatgcagtgaTCTTAAAACTACTATTAGATTACTGCAGGACACATCATTGTTTTTTCTGATGAATAGGGTGAGGGAAAAAAGTCTACCATCCaatgtgaatgaaaaaggaaaaaaataaataaagtgcctcaaacttttgcaaaggttTTAATAGAAAAGTTCTACAATGCATTTTACAAGGCCTTTCCCTTaattcaggggtcgccacagcaaatcggcgtcctccatctaaccctgtcttctgcatcctctactccagtgtttttcaaccttttttgagccacggcactaTTTAACcgtgacaaaaatcccgcggcacaccagcatccaaaaaaaaaaaaaaaaacagaaattcatggtctgtattgatcgacagccccccacccccccccccccccccccccccccccccgcaatctcacgtgcatttttgtgataattgtggccggaaaagcaggaagttgcggctgttttttctaagagatgaaatgaaagttaaattagaaaatttagaaactgtttgtttgttgtggtttcaaggcgtttcgcaaggacaactcattgtgcgctgggacactggctctttaagccaatgcatcatgggagatggagtgtgaaaactgccgaaaacttgcagaaagactcgcgtctctgagcttcattgtattgtccacttgtttcacggtctgacaccggactctgtggaaagctacaccgctaaagaagagctttagctggtatttttgttagaactgagcgactttatcagcagaattaagaacaaggaagtgaagactttaagcacttctgattggtcagagtgatgacatgtgattaagccttcaagaatgattggtggagacagttaaagggacgggacttttccgcaaactgtcatagctgcaggtaaatcgcggtaccgtgattcttatcaaaatttctttaatagaattaaataaacacaaagaaaaagtaattttaagatcttttatattcctaactactcagtgttttatccgggcctgtttggatgaacaaagagctgattttctggagatggaaaatgtttttagatcagttaatgagggcaatttctccacggcgcacttgaccatctcccacggcacactagtgtgccgcggcacactggttgaaaaacactgctctactctaacaccagctacccAAATGTCTTCCTTCACTGTATCCATAAACCtactctttggtcttcctctagaccctTTGTCTGGCAGCTCTatagactcagcatccttctgcCAATATAttcactctctctcctctggacatctCAGTCTGACCTCTCtgattttatctccaaaacatgtGCTGTCCCGCTGATgtattcattcctgatcctatccatcctggtcacttCTAAAGAGAtcctcatcttcatctctgctaccttcagctctgcttcctgtcttttcctcagtgcCACTGTCTCTAGGCTAACTTTCACATGTGTATAactatttcctttttaaactgTGGGATGAGTAGATGTTTAGTGTTCTGTATATTATtaagaaacaaagcaaaaaattaacacacagaaaaaaaaactagaaaaggcAAACCACTGACGtgatttttctgcagaaattcaAGGCTCTATTCTAAAGCAACATGTCTCTGGACACGTACACTTGTGCAGCATTTCTGAAGTGTTTAGTTTTTACCCTCTTCCACTACTAGTCTGTTTATCTGAAACACACAATGAACTCTCCTGTATCTGTCCCTCATCCTTCCCATACTTTTTACTAATCTCTCAAATCTGCAGTAAACTGTCTAACCACTTTATCGGAAAGATAAAGACAACCAAAAACCAATCTGCAAAACATCGGAAAAATCCCTTTTCCATCTGGTTTTCCTCCTCCCCAtggtttcatttgtgtttttctttttccccgtCTACATGGGGGTCACTGTTGCAGCAACACAATGATTGTCAGCCATTTCAGGGTAGAGTCTGTGCAGGGTATCTTGTGATAGACAGCTGCTGGGTGTGTAACATGTGGGATCCAGTTACATGATCTAAGAAAGTTTCTTTGACGTTGCCATGGGAAGATCTGGCCTCCCTTATCAACGCTCACAAATTTGTCAGGCGGTCACGGCATATTGGAGCACCGACAAAGACTTTCTTTGTGGTGGGGGTCGCTGTTTCTGTACATCTCTGGTGgaaatctgtttgtttgtttaagcaTGGTTGGCCACCTGAAAAAGAGCTGTCATTTTCATGTCAGTAAAGAAATATTAcagtaaataaatgcaaaagtgTCCCAAAAGGGCTGCAATTTATGACTATTTTGTTGCTTAATACAACATAAACATGCAGTCATTCATAGATTTCTTTGGTATAACCCCCTGCCCATTTTAGTCTTTGTCACAGCTAAATCTGGTTGACCCAGGTGTCCCACAGCTAGTTTTACAGACACTCCCCAAACCTCAAGATTGCAGCAGgaggaaacagacaaaaagatgTTGTTATAAGTCCtctgtctttcaaaataaatgtaccgTGTCTCTTTGAGCCTGCGGAAATGCAGGCATTATAATGGCAGGGTGAACTAAAGTAAGTTCACATAACGTTAAGTTTCACCCTTCAACAAGCTTCACCTTATCTGATGAGTCTGTTCGTGTACAGCCTGAGCAATACGCAGAGATACAGTCGGATTTTCAGTGCCGTCAAAACAGATGCTATCCACCcttttttatgtctaattacCTGTTTACTCTGAGGGTTTGGTGAACAATTCAGCCTTTGCCCGTGTTGATAAGAGATCAATCAATACCAGTTAAAAAGTCCAGTTTTGTCTGAGTTTTAAACACCACGTGTATCATCAAtgcctttttttccctgcagatTTGAAAGACAATCTTCTGGACATCCAAGGCGAGTCGTGACCACATCTACAGATCTGAGAATGATTTATCTACAGTTAACCACAGGAATCAGAGAGTTAAGATGGGGATCATCTTGAGTCACCCAGGTCCCTTTGAGGGCAGGTACTTCATCAACCCAGACAGATTAGCGACATGGGAACTCCAGAATCTCCTACTATCAGCTCCATCAGCCTTGCTGCTCACACTTTGGTTTTGTTACCACAAACATGCCCTTCCTAAATATGTAATGCTCTACAGCCTGTCGTCTTATCAGCGCAGCATACCAGCCTGCGCGCAGTTACGCTCACTTCTAGACCACAATGCCTGTGTTCAGCTTGTGCAAAAGTAGttcaaagaaattctgaacaaCAGGAATTAGATCCTTTCATAATTTATAAACAACAGTGTAAGAAGTTGTTGTTAAAGTGTGAATGAAATGTGTGGTGCTTGCTCAAGGAGACAGATTCAACTGAtgaatttattttatcttttgagTGCAGGTGAAAAAGTTTGATTTAGAGTAGCTCACACAGTGAAACTCTGATTTTTCACACAATTCAAGGGAAATTGAGTGAAACATGCATTAGCTTTGCTCATGTACTTCTCTCTGCGTGATGACTTCCAGGCAAAATAAGATAACATACACCTCTGTTGAGCCAGTAAAGCTTTAAATCAGGGTTTTTTGTTCACAACAAAGCATGTGAACATTCTCCATGAATACATTGTTAAACCTCCTAACCCTCCAAATTACCAGAATGAAGAATTATTAAGAATCAACATAAGATTTGTGTCATAATCAATTAATACAtgtcaaaaataacacattGAAGGCGCGTTGTAGAGTCTGACCTTTGTACAGAATTTCCTCACCTGGTTTGTATAATAAAGCTTTGTACAATGTTTAAACACCTAATGTACTCTGAAGTGATACTTTTAGCTTGGAACAAACTTTTACATTATAATGTACAGTCTGTCATGATACAGATATTTTATGTGCCTTTTATTTGAATCATAAGctttaatctgaattttttctctttagaaAGTTACATCTCTAGTTTATTGTTgcagtattttatttatataattgttttattttaaaacatagaTGATTGCtaccttattattattattattgctacCTTATTGTTTCACCCAAAAATTGCACTGTAATTTCATtgtacatgtacaatgacaataaagatatttcatttcatttaactCACATAGATGTGCATTTTGTAGTCTTGCTTTTGGGAGTGCTTTTCCTACGAAATCATTTAAATGGGACCTTTTAAGTTGTAGGTAGTAGTCACTGTAGTTTgtgttgaaaaaatacaaatcaacATTAAGAAGTATCTAATGTTAGAATGAGCTCCTGGTTGGATTCCTGACATTAGAGATTTGTAATATGTGAGGACCAATACATTATTGTGTAGACTTGATTtaagggtttgattcccacagACTGAAGGAATCCCAGCTcggtcctttctgtgtgcagtttgcatGATCTCCTTGTGCATGTGAGGGTTTACTCCGGGCACTCTGCCTTCCTCCCAGAGTCCAGAAaacgtgcttcataggttgaccAGTCACTAAAAATAAaggggtggctgtggtgcagaggtaaagCAGTCAACATGTGATTAGAGGATAGGTTTGGTTTTTttcgccttgcccgcccatgtgctAAAGTACTTTTGGACAAGACACTGAGCCCCACATTGGTGGGGCTCAACCTCAACCACTCCTGGTGGTTGAGGTTGGTAACTGGGTTTTGCTCCTTCAATCCAGGGACCCTGACTGGAAATGAATGTACAGGAAGAAAATTTAGAAGAATTTCCTCAACCATCTATATCTGCTGAAGTCCCGTTGAGCAAGACCCCAAATTCCAAATTGTCTGCTTGTAGGGGTATCAGAATTGGTTAATTTAAGAGAGTTTTCCCTTAAAAGTATAAcctcaacaaaaaaatgttcaaaataaaaaactgatgtGTGTATTTGATAGTTGGGCAACTGTGTGGGCCTTTGTAATGTAGTCAGAGAAACACATGAGCACATTTCTGCAGTCTGTACTTGCTTTTATTTAAGGTGGACTTTGCTGGCATGCATAAAGCAGAATGTGTATAAACCACATActctaaaatattttaacttctttttccccaaaaaaactTCTTCTGTTTCTAATCCATCTACACTGTCTGCTTTACAATACTATGACTGGTGCATTAACTAAAGAGGAGAACATGACAGCCATTCTGCTTCACTTCTCAGTAACAAGAGAAAAATTGACAGATGTAACTTTttttatctgcaaaaaaaaaaaaaaagctgcttgtcACCGATTTGGGCTAAGATCGAACAGTGGATAGCTCGGGTTTTACATTTAACAGCCAAATAAGAGAAAGCTtgcacttttaatttgaaattctttttcttatttcttcaGTCACTCTATTTGTAAATTTACACaaatttgttgttcttttttacagcattttccTCTGAGAGAATCTCATCTTCAAGGTGAAACatcataaacaaataaacaaagaaaaaactgtctCAAATAAGACACTGACTTCAACTCTATACAGTTACCCTCCTTATGATGTCATCTCTAGAAAACTGAAGAGCTCTCTATCTCCCTGTAATCAGATCAGTGGCTCTTTATAGGAGCCAAGTCTCATTCTTTAGCCCTCACTGACAACATCACACATATCTCGGTGCAGTCATAGAGTTCAACGGCAGatactttaaatgttttcagagAAAGGCCCCCAGTATGTCAAAACTGAAAGGATTTCACACACattctgctgttgttgctgccCCCTTTAAGAgacttttgacattttgttttattttggaggcTCGCCTTGTTTGTAGGTTTGGTTCATTgttccattaaaaaatgttagaaaatttATGGTGGTAATTTGAGAATGATTTACACACatttct contains the following coding sequences:
- the LOC101172340 gene encoding mitoferrin-1, with product MELSSDRGVATLEMSQAKSKNDDTFDVDGDYESLPPDVSVATHMTAGAVAGILEHTVMYPVDSVKTRMQSLQPDPNAQYKGVYEALKRIIRTEGIFRPLRGLNITMLGAGPAHALYFACYERAKRSLSDVIQNGGNSHIANGVAGSVATVLHDAIMNPAEVVKQRMQMYNSPYKGLWDCVQTVTRTEGAGAFYRSYSTQLTMNIPFQAVHFITYELMQEQLNPHRHYNPGSHILSGAAAGAISAAVTTPLDVCKTLLNTQENVALHSMNISGHLSGMVNAFRTVYRLGGLAAFFKGVQARVIYQMPSTAIAWSVYEFFKYFLTKQQLEQEAGSGSV